One genomic segment of Microtus ochrogaster isolate Prairie Vole_2 linkage group LG8, MicOch1.0, whole genome shotgun sequence includes these proteins:
- the LG8H20orf96 gene encoding uncharacterized protein C20orf96 homolog isoform X6 translates to MKTLSRKQPAVQSQSSGEMANQAKNPRGPRRREQVHHGKMQAKLRLMRSMLRNQRTSLQELYSHESFLSKLNQELIKSIQDMEDSMALSVRTMLQQQGILGNVIDILEYSNKKRVEQLRSELQEWKEKEENKTNSLQREVEQLHAEILKAHEEVSFLSTYMDHEYPVRSVQIANHIRQVQQAKDSQQDELDNLKEMRDMVLGGFSDMIQEKKKKILRSLVVKTQQPYEEVLTLKTQDSRRLQRCTVWFRELIEQMKKEIPILTAEVGKMYAEIWNPRDVVFKDILLQRPKCTPDMAVELNIPVQEPLPF, encoded by the exons CAGTGCAGTCCCagagctctggagagatggcaaaCCAAGCAAAGAATCCGCGAGGGCCGCGGAGAAGGGAGCAAGTGCACCATGGGAAGATGCAGGCCAAGCTCCGGCTGATGCGG TCGATGCTTCGAAATCAGCGGACCTCACTCCAGGAGCTCTACAGCCACGAGAGCTTCCTCAGCAAGCTCAACCAGGAGCTGATCAAGTCCATCCAGGACATGGAGGACAGCATGGCCCTGAGCGTGCGCACAATGCTGCAGCAGCAGGGCATTCTCGGG AATGTCATCGACATCTTGGAGTACTCAAACAAGAAGCGTGTGGAGCAGCTGAGGTCTGAGCTCCAGgagtggaaagaaaaggaggagaacaAAACGAACA GCCTGCAGCGGGAGGTTGAACAGCTGCATGCTGAGATCCTAAAGGCCCACGAGGAGGTGAGTTTCCTGAGCACCTACATGGACCACGAGTATCCCGTCAGGTCGGTCCAGATCGCCAATCACATACGCCAGGTGCAGCAGGCAAAGGACAGTCAGCAG GACGAGCTGGACAACCTTAAGGAGATGCGTGACATGGTCCTGGGGGGTTTCTCCGACATGAttcaggagaagaagaagaaaatcctgAGGTCTCTGGTGGTG aaaACCCAGCAACCCTATGAGGAGGTACTTACGCTGAAGACACAGGATAGCCGGCGCCTGCAGAGGTGCACAGTCTGGTTCAGAGAG CTAATTGAGCAGATGAAGAAGGAGATACCCATACTAACTGCGGAGGTGGGGAAAATGTATGCAGAAATCTGGAATCCCCGAGACGTCGTTTTTAAGGATATTCTACTGCAGAGACCCAA gTGCACCCCAGACATGGCTGTTGAACTCAACATTCCTGTGCAAGAACCACTCCCCTTCTGA
- the LG8H20orf96 gene encoding uncharacterized protein C20orf96 homolog isoform X7, which produces MMELPPSLPRLFPDTSTLGLTPQGTSCKYCAVPELWRDGKPSKESARAAEKGASAPWEDAGQAPADAVDASKSADLTPGALQPRELPQQAQPGADQVHPGHGGQHGPERAHNAAAAGHSRGLQREVEQLHAEILKAHEEVSFLSTYMDHEYPVRSVQIANHIRQVQQAKDSQQDELDNLKEMRDMVLGGFSDMIQEKKKKILRSLVVKTQQPYEEVLTLKTQDSRRLQRCTVWFRELIEQMKKEIPILTAEVGKMYAEIWNPRDVVFKDILLQRPKCTPDMAVELNIPVQEPLPF; this is translated from the exons TGCAGTCCCagagctctggagagatggcaaaCCAAGCAAAGAATCCGCGAGGGCCGCGGAGAAGGGAGCAAGTGCACCATGGGAAGATGCAGGCCAAGCTCCGGCTGATGCGG TCGATGCTTCGAAATCAGCGGACCTCACTCCAGGAGCTCTACAGCCACGAGAGCTTCCTCAGCAAGCTCAACCAGGAGCTGATCAAGTCCATCCAGGACATGGAGGACAGCATGGCCCTGAGCGTGCGCACAATGCTGCAGCAGCAGGGCATTCTCGGG GCCTGCAGCGGGAGGTTGAACAGCTGCATGCTGAGATCCTAAAGGCCCACGAGGAGGTGAGTTTCCTGAGCACCTACATGGACCACGAGTATCCCGTCAGGTCGGTCCAGATCGCCAATCACATACGCCAGGTGCAGCAGGCAAAGGACAGTCAGCAG GACGAGCTGGACAACCTTAAGGAGATGCGTGACATGGTCCTGGGGGGTTTCTCCGACATGAttcaggagaagaagaagaaaatcctgAGGTCTCTGGTGGTG aaaACCCAGCAACCCTATGAGGAGGTACTTACGCTGAAGACACAGGATAGCCGGCGCCTGCAGAGGTGCACAGTCTGGTTCAGAGAG CTAATTGAGCAGATGAAGAAGGAGATACCCATACTAACTGCGGAGGTGGGGAAAATGTATGCAGAAATCTGGAATCCCCGAGACGTCGTTTTTAAGGATATTCTACTGCAGAGACCCAA gTGCACCCCAGACATGGCTGTTGAACTCAACATTCCTGTGCAAGAACCACTCCCCTTCTGA